A window of Cloacibacillus sp. contains these coding sequences:
- a CDS encoding ABC transporter substrate-binding protein gives MRKLLHLTFILTFAALIQAGGADAAEKLTVGNTGSSIKPAMVVLAHQMGYYKDEGLDVEIKQISNLNEGVTAVQMGKLDILPLGIIPSLTFIAKGADLVIYGGTIAEGGQGITLPQNKDKYKDMKSFKGRKIGVHRPETGHMIAKAKMREAGLDLDKDVEIIRIDGFQSIIEAVSKGIVDIGFVNSGFGLIAEKRGLAVAFNIGGIAPNAVCCRQTTSRAVYDSKRGALVKFQIANLRAYKLMMDDPGTAVKKLMEYSGQPEDYVKYCLYSNVMVITMDPAVNRIKDFYEIMDKNGDLPKNPKKEITNNIDASIYRVALDEMIKRYPKDASFKKMDREFAVNNL, from the coding sequence ATGAGAAAACTCCTCCATTTGACCTTTATCCTCACTTTTGCGGCGCTCATCCAGGCAGGCGGCGCAGACGCCGCTGAGAAACTCACGGTCGGCAATACCGGAAGCAGTATCAAACCGGCGATGGTGGTGCTCGCGCACCAGATGGGATACTACAAAGACGAGGGGCTCGACGTCGAGATAAAACAGATATCGAACCTCAACGAGGGCGTTACCGCCGTGCAGATGGGCAAGCTCGACATTCTGCCGCTCGGAATAATCCCCTCGCTCACCTTCATCGCCAAAGGCGCGGACCTCGTCATCTACGGCGGCACGATCGCCGAGGGCGGACAGGGGATAACGCTGCCGCAAAACAAAGACAAGTACAAGGATATGAAAAGCTTCAAGGGCAGGAAGATCGGCGTCCACCGCCCGGAGACCGGCCACATGATCGCCAAGGCGAAGATGCGCGAGGCGGGGCTGGATCTCGACAAAGATGTGGAGATAATCCGCATCGACGGTTTCCAGTCGATCATTGAGGCCGTCTCCAAGGGCATCGTCGACATCGGTTTCGTCAACAGCGGCTTCGGCCTCATCGCCGAGAAGAGGGGTCTCGCCGTCGCCTTCAACATCGGCGGCATCGCGCCAAACGCGGTCTGCTGCCGCCAGACCACCTCGCGCGCCGTCTATGATTCCAAACGCGGCGCGCTCGTGAAATTCCAGATCGCCAACCTGCGCGCCTATAAGCTCATGATGGACGACCCCGGTACGGCGGTCAAAAAGCTCATGGAATATTCGGGGCAGCCGGAGGACTATGTAAAATACTGTCTATATTCAAACGTCATGGTGATCACGATGGACCCTGCGGTCAACCGTATCAAAGACTTTTATGAAATCATGGATAAAAACGGCGACCTGCCGAAAAATCCTAAAAAAGAGATCACGAACAATATCGACGCCTCGATCTACCGCGTGGCGCTGGACGAGATGATCAAGCGCTATCCCAAGGACGCCTCCTTCAAAAAGATGGACAGGGAGTTCGCGGTCAACAACCTCTGA